The following are encoded together in the Zingiber officinale cultivar Zhangliang chromosome 8A, Zo_v1.1, whole genome shotgun sequence genome:
- the LOC122009216 gene encoding paired amphipathic helix protein Sin3-like 4 isoform X2: MGSQLKWPNVSRADLSGQTHMAPAPAPVGITPKLTTNDALAYLKAVKDIFQDKREKYDEFLQVMKDFKSQRIDTNGVIMRVKELFKGHRDLILGFNTFLPKGYEIKLPEEKKPVEFEEAIDFVNKIKSRFENDEHVYKSFLDILNMYRRENKSIHEVYEEVAALFLNHHDLLEEFTHFLPDASAISAPHHRYPGHAFSRRDDKSSIMLPSRHFHVDKRDRAYTSQTDQDFSVDCPDIEHDRKRRRPDRKPDNDRKDHERDEKDLENDSGDLDNLQHRHKPLSRRPDDSIAEHVQQGADGPENIDMYSISSSTIDDKNAIKSVYTREFNFCEKVKEKLHPDTYQEFLKCLHIYSKEIINRTELKNLVNDILGKYPDLMEGFYEFLAHCENIDGFLEGVFNKRHMTKPVKIEDKDKERDQEMVEREKDREKERVTEREKVDKGISQKTNLFSNKEKHNLWKPISELDLSNCQRCTPSYRLLPKNYPIPPTSHRTELGESVLNDFWVSVTSGSEDYSFKHMRKNQYEESLFRCEDDRFEMDMLLESVNTTTKCVEELLEMMQDPVKPENPVHIEDHLTSLNLRCIERLYGDHGLDVMDILRKNASLALPVILTRLKQKQEEWSRCRSDFNKVWAEIYTKNYHKSLDHRSFYFKQQDSKNLSTKTLLGEIKEINDKMKKEDDILLAVAAKNRHPIFANMEFKYADVDMHEDLYEIIKYSSGEVCTSSDQLDKVMKLWSTFSEPLLGIPNRNQSSDALDVKLKGCSVKTSIAGLAENNVHPGATKQCNGDGNNLHEQVGTCRPGLVNEDGTNIENCSHNVDRGTRHCENHVIQGRVQSSPPISDEGTRAAVLNVLAEHFPGGNNVAIRAEVHTRTGLENTSGITGALRTVHLGTEILMENQVTSEMLPTVEVGNSGKLGISANGGGSVECNNNLRREGSASLNNLKIEREEGELSPTGDFEEDNFVAFEDASVTAAPEQKDISNAEVDDEDEESAQRSTEVSENASEAGEDASGSESGNGEECSPDDHEEDDDAEHDDHDVKAESEGEADGMVEAHDAEGEITSLPYSERFINTVKPLARHVPATLQDNHDISSRIFYGNDSFYVLFRLHQMLYERILSAKTNSSAAENKWRSSKDSNPPNLYAKFMSALYNLLDGSSDNTKFEDDCRSIIGTQSYVLFTLDKLIFKVVKQLQAIASDEMDIKLLHLYLYEKSRRAGRSFDVVYHENVRVLLHDENIYRFECFSQSSDVTQLSIQLMDYGHEKPEVTAVSLDPNFSCYLYSEFLSSVSVRKGLYGAFLGRNKRKYGRADEYSTICKAMKGIQVLNGLECKISCSSSKVSYVLDTEDLLFRVRKRRRYSSRRIILNSQAHPIQVVSELSQTHQQA; encoded by the exons ATGGGTTCTCAGCTCAAGTGGCCAAACGTTTCTCGAGCGGATCT GTCTGGGCAAACTCATATGGCGCCAGCACCTGCGCCTGTTGGAATTACCCCGAAGCTCACAACCAACGATGCCCTAGCCTACTTGAAGGCTGTGAAGGATATATTTCAAGACAAAAGAGAAAAGTATGATGAATTTCTTCAGGTCATGAAGGACTTCAAGAGTCAGAG GATTGATACCAATGGAGTTATTATGAGGGTGAAGGAGTTATTTAAAGGGCACCGAGATTTGATCTTGGGGTTTAACACCTTCTTGCCAAAGGGTTATGAGATTAAGCTACCAGAAGAAAAGAAACCGGTTGAGTTTGAGGAGGCAATTGATTTTGTTAATAAAATTAAG AGCCGTTTTGAGAATGATGAGCATGTTTATAAGTCATTCTTAGATATACTGAATATGTACAGAAGAGAGAACAAGTCAATCCATGAGGTCTATGAAGAG GTAGCAGCCCTATTTTTGAACCATCATGATTTGCTCGAGGAATTCACACACTTTTTGCCAGATGCCTCAGCAATATCTGCTCCACATCACAGATATCCTGGTCATGCTTTTTCACGTCGAGATGACAAGAGCTCTATCATGCTTCCATCAAGGCATTTTCATGTGGACAAG CGGGACAGAGCTTATACATCACAAACTGATCAAGATTTCAGTGTTGATTGCCCTGATATAGAGCATGATAGAAAGAGAAGGCGTCCGGATAGAAAACCAGATAATGATAGGAAAGATCATGAACGAGATGAGAAGGACTTGGAGAATGATAGTGGGGATTTAGATAATCTACAGCATAGGCATAAACCTTTATCTCGAAGGCCTGATGATTCTATTGCTGAACATGTGCAGCAAGGAGCTGATGGTCCTGAGAACATTGACATGTATAGCATTTCATCTTCAACAATTGATGATAAAAATGCTATAAAGA GTGTATATACTAGAGAATTTAATTTCTGCGAAAAAGTGAAGGAGAAATTGCATCCTGACACCTATCAGGAATTTTTGAAATGCCTTCACATATACAGCAAAGAGATAATAAATAGAACAGAGCTAAAGAATCTG GTAAATGACATCCTTGGAAAGTATCCTGATCTTATGGAAGGTTTCTATGAATTTTTGGCCCATTGTGAGAATATAG ATGGATTTCTTGAAGGGGTTTTCAACAAAA GACACATGACTAAGCCTGTTAAGATAGAGGATAAAGACAAAGAAAGGGACCAGGAAATGGTTGAAAGGGAGAAAGATCGTGAAAAGGAGAGAGTCACTGAAAGGGAAAAAGTTGATAAAGGCATCTCACAAAAAACTAATTTATTCTCAAACAAAGAAAAACATAATTTGTGGAAACCAATTTCAGAGCTTGACCTTTCAAATTGTCAGCGATGTACCCCAAGCTACCGCCTTCTTCCAAAAAAT TATCCTATACCTCCTACTAGCCACCGAACGGAACTCGGAGAGTCAGTACTAAATGATTTTTGGGTGTCGGTGACTTCTGGAAGTGAGGACTACTCTTTCAAGCACATGCGAAAAAATCAATATGAAGAAAGTTTATTTAGATGTGAAGATGACAG ATTTGAGATGGATATGTTACTGGAATCAGTTAATACAACAACTAAATGCGTGGAGGAATTGCTGGAGATGATGCAAGACCCTGTCAAGCCAGAGAATCCTGTTCATATTGAAGACCACCTCactt CTCTGAATTTGAGATGCATTGAACGATTATATGGAGATCATGGTCTTGATGTTATGGATATACTACGGAAAAATGCTAGTCTTGCATTGCCAGTGATATTGACTCGCCTGAAGCAAAAGCAAGAGGAATGGTCTAGGTGTCGTTCAGATTTCAATAAAGTGTGGGCAGAAATATATACCAAAAATTATCACAAATCACTCGACCATCGCAGTTTCTATTTTAAGCAACAAGATTCAAAGAATTTGAGCACGAAAA CTTTGTTGGGTGAAATTAAAGAAATCAATGACAAGATGAAGAAGGAAGATGACATTCTTCTTGCAGTTGCTGCCAAAAATAGGCATCCAATCTTTGCCAATATGGAATTTAAGTATGCAGATGTAGACATGCATGAGGATTTATACGAGATCATAAAATACTCAAGTGGAGAAGTGTGCACATCTTCAGATCAGTTGGACAAAGTCATGAAATTATGGAGTACATTTTCGGAGCCCTTGTTGGGCATTCCCAATCGAAATCAAAGTTCAGATGCTCTAGATGTAAAACTGAAGGGGTGCTCTGTCAAAACCAGTATCGCAGGTTTGGCTGAAAACAATGTACATCCTGGTGCTACCAAGCAATGTAATGGTGATGGGAACAATCTACATGAACAAGTAGGTACATGCAGACCGGGTTTAGTAAATGAAGATGGGACCAATATTGAAAATTGTTCCCACAATGTGGACCGAGGCACTCGCCATTGTGAAAATCATGTCATTCAAGGAAGAGTGCAGAGTAGTCCTCCTATATCTGATGAAGGTACTCGAGCAGCTGTGCTAAACGTTCTTGCAGAACATTTTCCAGGTGGTAACAATGTTGCAATTAGAGCTGAAGTTCACACCAGAACAGGCCTGGAGAATACATCAG GGATCACTGGCGCTTTAAGAACAGTGCATCTTGGAACAGAGATTCTAATGGAAAATCAAGTAACTAGTGAAATGTTACCTACAGTGGAG GTTGGAAATTCTGGAAAGCTAGGTATATCAGCAAATGGTGGTGGCAGTGTGGAATGCAACAACAATCTCAGGCGTGAAGGTTCTGCTTCACTTAATAATCTCAAAATTGAAAGAGAAGAAGGTGAATTGTCACCTACTGGAGATTTTGAAGAGGATAATTTTGTGGCTTTTGAAGATGCTTCTGTAACTGCAGCCCCTGAGCAAAAGGATATTTCTAATGCTGAAGTTGATGATGAGGATGAAGAAAGTGCTCAACGGTCCACTGAGGTCAGTGAAAATGCATCAGAGGCTGGTGAGGATGCATCTGGCAGTGAATCTGGCAATGGTGAGGAATGTTCCCCTGATGATCATGAGGAAGATGATGATGCAGAGCATGACGATCATGATGTAAAGGCTGAAAGTGAGGGTGAGGCTGATGGTATGGTTGAGGCACATGATGCCGAAGGGGAAATTACATCATTACCATATTCAGAAAGATTTATTAACACAGTGAAACCTCTTGCAAGACATGTGCCTGCAACATTACAGGATAACCATGATATATCTTCTAGGATATTTTATGGAAATGATTCATTCTATGTGCTGTTTCGGCTTCATCAG ATGCTATATGAAAGGATACTCTCTGCTAAGACAAACTCATCAGCTGCTGAAAATAAATGGAGAAGTTCTAAAGATTCAAATCCTCCTAATCTATATGCCAA ATTTATGAGCGCCCTATACAATCTACTTGATGGTTCTTCTGACAATACCAAGTTTGAAGATGATTGCCGATCTATCATAGGAACTCAATCTTATGTACTTTTTACACTAGACAAGCTAATTTTTAAAGTCGTTAAACAG CTTCAAGCAATAGCCTCAGATGAAATGGATATTAAACTTCTCCATCTATACTTGTATGAAAAATCAAGGCGAGCTGGGAGGTCTTTTGATGTAGTTTATCATGAAAATGTTCGGGTACTTTTGCATGATGAGAACATATACAGATTTGAATGT ttTTCTCAATCCTCGGATGTGACCCAGCTGTCAATCCAGCTAATGGATTATGGACATGAAAAACCTGAAGTTACTGCTGTATCATTAGATCCCAATTTTTCTTGCTATCTGTACAGTGAATTTCTCTCAAGTGTCTCAGTTAGGAAAGGATTATATGGTGCCTTCCTGGGAAG GAACAAGCGTAAATATGGCAGAGCTGATGAGTATTCCACTATTTGCAAGGCTATGAAAGGAATTCAAGTACTCAATGGTTTGGAGTGCAAGATATCTTGCAGTTCGTCTAAG GTTTCTTATGTGCTAGATACTGAAGACTTGTTATTCCGAGTGAGAAAGAGAAGACGGTACTCAAGTAGAAGGATCATATTAAATAGCCAAGCACACCCCATACAA GTGGTCTCTGAATTGAGTCAAACACACCAACAAGCTTGA
- the LOC122009216 gene encoding paired amphipathic helix protein Sin3-like 4 isoform X1: protein MGSQLKWPNVSRADLSGQTHMAPAPAPVGITPKLTTNDALAYLKAVKDIFQDKREKYDEFLQVMKDFKSQRIDTNGVIMRVKELFKGHRDLILGFNTFLPKGYEIKLPEEKKPVEFEEAIDFVNKIKSRFENDEHVYKSFLDILNMYRRENKSIHEVYEEVAALFLNHHDLLEEFTHFLPDASAISAPHHRYPGHAFSRRDDKSSIMLPSRHFHVDKRDRAYTSQTDQDFSVDCPDIEHDRKRRRPDRKPDNDRKDHERDEKDLENDSGDLDNLQHRHKPLSRRPDDSIAEHVQQGADGPENIDMYSISSSTIDDKNAIKSVYTREFNFCEKVKEKLHPDTYQEFLKCLHIYSKEIINRTELKNLVNDILGKYPDLMEGFYEFLAHCENIDGFLEGVFNKRHMTKPVKIEDKDKERDQEMVEREKDREKERVTEREKVDKGISQKTNLFSNKEKHNLWKPISELDLSNCQRCTPSYRLLPKNYPIPPTSHRTELGESVLNDFWVSVTSGSEDYSFKHMRKNQYEESLFRCEDDRFEMDMLLESVNTTTKCVEELLEMMQDPVKPENPVHIEDHLTSLNLRCIERLYGDHGLDVMDILRKNASLALPVILTRLKQKQEEWSRCRSDFNKVWAEIYTKNYHKSLDHRSFYFKQQDSKNLSTKTLLGEIKEINDKMKKEDDILLAVAAKNRHPIFANMEFKYADVDMHEDLYEIIKYSSGEVCTSSDQLDKVMKLWSTFSEPLLGIPNRNQSSDALDVKLKGCSVKTSIAGLAENNVHPGATKQCNGDGNNLHEQVGTCRPGLVNEDGTNIENCSHNVDRGTRHCENHVIQGRVQSSPPISDEGTRAAVLNVLAEHFPGGNNVAIRAEVHTRTGLENTSGITGALRTVHLGTEILMENQVTSEMLPTVEVGNSGKLGISANGGGSVECNNNLRREGSASLNNLKIEREEGELSPTGDFEEDNFVAFEDASVTAAPEQKDISNAEVDDEDEESAQRSTEVSENASEAGEDASGSESGNGEECSPDDHEEDDDAEHDDHDVKAESEGEADGMVEAHDAEGEITSLPYSERFINTVKPLARHVPATLQDNHDISSRIFYGNDSFYVLFRLHQMLYERILSAKTNSSAAENKWRSSKDSNPPNLYAKFMSALYNLLDGSSDNTKFEDDCRSIIGTQSYVLFTLDKLIFKVVKQLQAIASDEMDIKLLHLYLYEKSRRAGRSFDVVYHENVRVLLHDENIYRFECFSQSSDVTQLSIQLMDYGHEKPEVTAVSLDPNFSCYLYSEFLSSVSVRKGLYGAFLGRNKRKYGRADEYSTICKAMKGIQVLNGLECKISCSSSKVSYVLDTEDLLFRVRKRRRYSSRRIILNSQAHPIQVNDSKVQRFHNFISSFMSGS from the exons ATGGGTTCTCAGCTCAAGTGGCCAAACGTTTCTCGAGCGGATCT GTCTGGGCAAACTCATATGGCGCCAGCACCTGCGCCTGTTGGAATTACCCCGAAGCTCACAACCAACGATGCCCTAGCCTACTTGAAGGCTGTGAAGGATATATTTCAAGACAAAAGAGAAAAGTATGATGAATTTCTTCAGGTCATGAAGGACTTCAAGAGTCAGAG GATTGATACCAATGGAGTTATTATGAGGGTGAAGGAGTTATTTAAAGGGCACCGAGATTTGATCTTGGGGTTTAACACCTTCTTGCCAAAGGGTTATGAGATTAAGCTACCAGAAGAAAAGAAACCGGTTGAGTTTGAGGAGGCAATTGATTTTGTTAATAAAATTAAG AGCCGTTTTGAGAATGATGAGCATGTTTATAAGTCATTCTTAGATATACTGAATATGTACAGAAGAGAGAACAAGTCAATCCATGAGGTCTATGAAGAG GTAGCAGCCCTATTTTTGAACCATCATGATTTGCTCGAGGAATTCACACACTTTTTGCCAGATGCCTCAGCAATATCTGCTCCACATCACAGATATCCTGGTCATGCTTTTTCACGTCGAGATGACAAGAGCTCTATCATGCTTCCATCAAGGCATTTTCATGTGGACAAG CGGGACAGAGCTTATACATCACAAACTGATCAAGATTTCAGTGTTGATTGCCCTGATATAGAGCATGATAGAAAGAGAAGGCGTCCGGATAGAAAACCAGATAATGATAGGAAAGATCATGAACGAGATGAGAAGGACTTGGAGAATGATAGTGGGGATTTAGATAATCTACAGCATAGGCATAAACCTTTATCTCGAAGGCCTGATGATTCTATTGCTGAACATGTGCAGCAAGGAGCTGATGGTCCTGAGAACATTGACATGTATAGCATTTCATCTTCAACAATTGATGATAAAAATGCTATAAAGA GTGTATATACTAGAGAATTTAATTTCTGCGAAAAAGTGAAGGAGAAATTGCATCCTGACACCTATCAGGAATTTTTGAAATGCCTTCACATATACAGCAAAGAGATAATAAATAGAACAGAGCTAAAGAATCTG GTAAATGACATCCTTGGAAAGTATCCTGATCTTATGGAAGGTTTCTATGAATTTTTGGCCCATTGTGAGAATATAG ATGGATTTCTTGAAGGGGTTTTCAACAAAA GACACATGACTAAGCCTGTTAAGATAGAGGATAAAGACAAAGAAAGGGACCAGGAAATGGTTGAAAGGGAGAAAGATCGTGAAAAGGAGAGAGTCACTGAAAGGGAAAAAGTTGATAAAGGCATCTCACAAAAAACTAATTTATTCTCAAACAAAGAAAAACATAATTTGTGGAAACCAATTTCAGAGCTTGACCTTTCAAATTGTCAGCGATGTACCCCAAGCTACCGCCTTCTTCCAAAAAAT TATCCTATACCTCCTACTAGCCACCGAACGGAACTCGGAGAGTCAGTACTAAATGATTTTTGGGTGTCGGTGACTTCTGGAAGTGAGGACTACTCTTTCAAGCACATGCGAAAAAATCAATATGAAGAAAGTTTATTTAGATGTGAAGATGACAG ATTTGAGATGGATATGTTACTGGAATCAGTTAATACAACAACTAAATGCGTGGAGGAATTGCTGGAGATGATGCAAGACCCTGTCAAGCCAGAGAATCCTGTTCATATTGAAGACCACCTCactt CTCTGAATTTGAGATGCATTGAACGATTATATGGAGATCATGGTCTTGATGTTATGGATATACTACGGAAAAATGCTAGTCTTGCATTGCCAGTGATATTGACTCGCCTGAAGCAAAAGCAAGAGGAATGGTCTAGGTGTCGTTCAGATTTCAATAAAGTGTGGGCAGAAATATATACCAAAAATTATCACAAATCACTCGACCATCGCAGTTTCTATTTTAAGCAACAAGATTCAAAGAATTTGAGCACGAAAA CTTTGTTGGGTGAAATTAAAGAAATCAATGACAAGATGAAGAAGGAAGATGACATTCTTCTTGCAGTTGCTGCCAAAAATAGGCATCCAATCTTTGCCAATATGGAATTTAAGTATGCAGATGTAGACATGCATGAGGATTTATACGAGATCATAAAATACTCAAGTGGAGAAGTGTGCACATCTTCAGATCAGTTGGACAAAGTCATGAAATTATGGAGTACATTTTCGGAGCCCTTGTTGGGCATTCCCAATCGAAATCAAAGTTCAGATGCTCTAGATGTAAAACTGAAGGGGTGCTCTGTCAAAACCAGTATCGCAGGTTTGGCTGAAAACAATGTACATCCTGGTGCTACCAAGCAATGTAATGGTGATGGGAACAATCTACATGAACAAGTAGGTACATGCAGACCGGGTTTAGTAAATGAAGATGGGACCAATATTGAAAATTGTTCCCACAATGTGGACCGAGGCACTCGCCATTGTGAAAATCATGTCATTCAAGGAAGAGTGCAGAGTAGTCCTCCTATATCTGATGAAGGTACTCGAGCAGCTGTGCTAAACGTTCTTGCAGAACATTTTCCAGGTGGTAACAATGTTGCAATTAGAGCTGAAGTTCACACCAGAACAGGCCTGGAGAATACATCAG GGATCACTGGCGCTTTAAGAACAGTGCATCTTGGAACAGAGATTCTAATGGAAAATCAAGTAACTAGTGAAATGTTACCTACAGTGGAG GTTGGAAATTCTGGAAAGCTAGGTATATCAGCAAATGGTGGTGGCAGTGTGGAATGCAACAACAATCTCAGGCGTGAAGGTTCTGCTTCACTTAATAATCTCAAAATTGAAAGAGAAGAAGGTGAATTGTCACCTACTGGAGATTTTGAAGAGGATAATTTTGTGGCTTTTGAAGATGCTTCTGTAACTGCAGCCCCTGAGCAAAAGGATATTTCTAATGCTGAAGTTGATGATGAGGATGAAGAAAGTGCTCAACGGTCCACTGAGGTCAGTGAAAATGCATCAGAGGCTGGTGAGGATGCATCTGGCAGTGAATCTGGCAATGGTGAGGAATGTTCCCCTGATGATCATGAGGAAGATGATGATGCAGAGCATGACGATCATGATGTAAAGGCTGAAAGTGAGGGTGAGGCTGATGGTATGGTTGAGGCACATGATGCCGAAGGGGAAATTACATCATTACCATATTCAGAAAGATTTATTAACACAGTGAAACCTCTTGCAAGACATGTGCCTGCAACATTACAGGATAACCATGATATATCTTCTAGGATATTTTATGGAAATGATTCATTCTATGTGCTGTTTCGGCTTCATCAG ATGCTATATGAAAGGATACTCTCTGCTAAGACAAACTCATCAGCTGCTGAAAATAAATGGAGAAGTTCTAAAGATTCAAATCCTCCTAATCTATATGCCAA ATTTATGAGCGCCCTATACAATCTACTTGATGGTTCTTCTGACAATACCAAGTTTGAAGATGATTGCCGATCTATCATAGGAACTCAATCTTATGTACTTTTTACACTAGACAAGCTAATTTTTAAAGTCGTTAAACAG CTTCAAGCAATAGCCTCAGATGAAATGGATATTAAACTTCTCCATCTATACTTGTATGAAAAATCAAGGCGAGCTGGGAGGTCTTTTGATGTAGTTTATCATGAAAATGTTCGGGTACTTTTGCATGATGAGAACATATACAGATTTGAATGT ttTTCTCAATCCTCGGATGTGACCCAGCTGTCAATCCAGCTAATGGATTATGGACATGAAAAACCTGAAGTTACTGCTGTATCATTAGATCCCAATTTTTCTTGCTATCTGTACAGTGAATTTCTCTCAAGTGTCTCAGTTAGGAAAGGATTATATGGTGCCTTCCTGGGAAG GAACAAGCGTAAATATGGCAGAGCTGATGAGTATTCCACTATTTGCAAGGCTATGAAAGGAATTCAAGTACTCAATGGTTTGGAGTGCAAGATATCTTGCAGTTCGTCTAAG GTTTCTTATGTGCTAGATACTGAAGACTTGTTATTCCGAGTGAGAAAGAGAAGACGGTACTCAAGTAGAAGGATCATATTAAATAGCCAAGCACACCCCATACAAGTAAATGATTCTAAAGTACAGCGCTTCCATAATTTCATATCCAGTTTCATGTCAGGTTCCTAA